One part of the Amblyraja radiata isolate CabotCenter1 chromosome 43, sAmbRad1.1.pri, whole genome shotgun sequence genome encodes these proteins:
- the LOC116968016 gene encoding myelin-associated glycoprotein-like, protein MLLFSALFTPALVSGEWRADTPGAVTAQNGLCARIPCHYRYPSELNSKPRTGIWFNSELHDNKGPVAFHSGNHSLASTKFQHRTRLSGILKDNDCSLVIDNVTQQDAGPYLFRVEFKGSNDYSYRPATQLSVTDFTDKPTIFAAELVAGKPVNMTCSFNTTCDGTAPTLTWVWILMYRDMNILDLLYANDKEAYSSIARLPRGISDHNMVHLLSRYKPMIQRLPVSTSSIKFCVDNASEETVHCFPNNKSRVTSDINALLNQKKRVFRNGDRKEVKQAQKDLKARLRQGKDD, encoded by the exons atGCTGCTCTTCTCCGCTCTGTTCACACCAG ccTTGGTGTCGGGAGAGTGGAGAGCGGACACTCCCGGAGCTGTGACAGCGCAGAATGGTTTGTGTGCACGGATTCCGTGTCACTACAGATACCCGTCGGAACTGAACAGTAAACCACGGACTGGAATCTGGTTTAACAGTGAGTTGCACGACAACAAAGGTCCTGTAGCCTTCCACTCCGGGAATCACAGTCTAGCATCAACAAAGTTTCAGCATCGGACCCGGCTGTCAGGAATCCTGAAAGACAACGACTGTTCCCTGGTTATAGACAACGTCACGCAGCAAGATGCAGGTCCTTATTTATTCAGAGTTGAATTCAAAGGGAGTAATGATTACAGCTACCGCCCTGCAACACAGCTCAGTGTTACTG ATTTCACAGATAAACCCACGATATTcgctgctgaattggtggcaggaAAGCCTGTGAACATGACCTGCTCCTTCAACACCACGTGTGATGGAACGGCCCCCACCTTAACCTGG GTGTGGATTCTGatgtatcg GGATATGAACATATTGGACCTGCTGTATGCCAATGATAAAGAGGCCTACAGCTCCATAGCCCGTCTGCCACGGGGAATATCCGACCACAACATGGTTCACCTCCTATCCAGGTATAAGCCAATGATCCAGAGGCTGCCTGTGTCCACAAG CTCCATTAAGTTCTGTGTGGATAACGCATCAGAGGAGACTGTACACTGTTTCCCCAACAACAAGTCCAGGGTCACCAGTGACATAAATGCCCTTCTCAACCAGAAGAAGAGGGTCTTCAGGAATGGTGACAGGAAGGAGGTGAAACAGGCGCAGAAAGACCTGAAGGCCAGACTGAGACAGGGCAAGGAcgactga